One genomic window of Halobellus limi includes the following:
- a CDS encoding ERCC4 domain-containing protein, with protein sequence MNDPLVIVVDTREQTPWKFDGYPVRVKRAKLDTGDYSVHGFEDIFAIERKSLDDLVNTTVNGRDRFQDELIRGNKLAEFDVYIESSKADLKAGNYYSQAHPNSIIGSINAWERTHSADFYFTGSRDAAEARAYSQLFAWSNKYSHLFV encoded by the coding sequence ATGAATGATCCGCTCGTCATTGTCGTAGACACTCGGGAGCAGACCCCGTGGAAATTTGATGGATACCCCGTCCGGGTTAAACGAGCGAAATTGGATACCGGCGACTACTCTGTTCACGGGTTTGAGGATATATTTGCTATTGAACGGAAATCACTCGACGATCTCGTGAACACAACCGTCAACGGTCGCGACCGATTCCAAGACGAGCTGATCCGAGGGAATAAGCTCGCCGAATTTGACGTGTATATCGAATCCTCAAAGGCCGATCTGAAAGCCGGGAACTACTACTCCCAAGCGCATCCCAACTCGATCATTGGGTCAATCAACGCGTGGGAGCGGACCCATAGTGCTGATTTCTACTTTACCGGGAGCCGGGACGCCGCCGAAGCACGGGCGTACAGCCAACTGTTCGCGTGGTCGAACAAGTATTCTCACCTGTTTGTCTGA
- a CDS encoding LAGLIDADG family homing endonuclease, producing MDDRKYSVEELVKAYMAGLVDGAGSFSVQVHKDTNYKSGYAFAAFFKMNHRQQEALVDFANWAEDQGVEVSVEGESSLTVGKIDDLKLLIETLRPFVRTKALDVEILAEEIIPRIEAGEHTSEDGLIELMGYVEQMPSVNMSNRKYTQDYFIEEFKEESA from the coding sequence ATGGATGACAGAAAGTACAGTGTAGAAGAATTGGTGAAAGCATATATGGCCGGTTTGGTCGACGGTGCCGGATCGTTCTCGGTACAGGTACACAAGGACACCAATTACAAATCTGGCTACGCGTTCGCGGCATTTTTCAAGATGAATCACCGCCAGCAGGAGGCATTAGTCGACTTTGCGAATTGGGCGGAAGATCAGGGTGTTGAGGTGTCGGTTGAAGGCGAGTCGTCGCTGACCGTCGGAAAGATCGATGATTTGAAGCTCTTGATCGAGACGCTTCGACCATTTGTCCGAACAAAGGCGCTCGACGTGGAGATACTCGCTGAAGAGATCATCCCCCGGATTGAGGCGGGTGAGCATACATCCGAAGACGGCCTGATCGAGTTGATGGGATACGTTGAGCAAATGCCGTCGGTGAATATGTCCAATCGAAAATACACGCAGGACTACTTCATTGAGGAGTTTAAAGAGGAGTCAGCCTGA
- a CDS encoding ArsR family transcriptional regulator gives MNGLSIRQQEVLNCLPATVSEVAEDLDITESTVRDHLSSIEERGYEIVNRDGLYIPVDAHPTNINMVPTGSKGEATRRVNDHLFDLKTRINTILAETEPAVPDGGLAYRPGSYDMVVHFTDLHIGQLNHDEFGVETFNLDIAVSRVRETLSELFAFKEKMEVAGYRFDTIHILLGGDTVDGEGIYENHAYEVCATADQQIDTAVELLYEVILSCSSAFPSVQVVCQPGNHGEIRAKNTSEAFNADTIVFGFLDRLVRVCPMDNVKFIRNESTEFTNFLMRGGKWRGHLRHGDGQLPHIGTTSSKSKWGLWLNRHKFDVAYRGHYHEVKLEPINGVPVIMGGSITPSGDYEDSIGVYSEPSSMFHIVSDRQPVEMLTPVHFAMVEPQLGGSRE, from the coding sequence ATGAACGGACTTAGTATTCGACAACAAGAGGTGCTGAACTGTCTTCCTGCGACCGTTTCTGAAGTTGCTGAAGATTTGGATATAACTGAGAGCACGGTTCGTGACCACCTGTCTTCGATTGAAGAACGTGGTTACGAGATTGTGAACCGGGATGGGCTGTACATTCCTGTTGACGCTCACCCGACGAATATCAATATGGTTCCGACGGGATCGAAAGGAGAGGCGACCCGGCGGGTCAATGATCACCTGTTCGATCTGAAGACGAGAATCAACACGATACTTGCGGAGACTGAGCCTGCGGTGCCCGACGGGGGACTTGCGTACAGGCCCGGCAGCTACGATATGGTGGTTCATTTTACTGATCTCCACATTGGACAGCTAAACCACGACGAGTTTGGTGTTGAGACGTTTAATCTCGATATTGCCGTCTCGCGTGTTCGAGAGACGCTCTCGGAGCTATTCGCCTTCAAGGAGAAGATGGAGGTGGCGGGGTACCGCTTCGATACGATTCACATTCTCCTCGGTGGCGACACGGTTGATGGCGAGGGGATCTACGAAAACCACGCCTACGAGGTGTGTGCGACGGCTGACCAGCAGATCGATACGGCAGTTGAATTACTGTATGAGGTGATTCTGTCTTGCTCGTCCGCCTTTCCGTCAGTGCAGGTGGTATGTCAGCCGGGCAATCACGGCGAGATCCGGGCGAAGAATACGAGTGAAGCCTTCAACGCTGACACGATCGTCTTCGGGTTTCTCGACCGGCTCGTCCGGGTTTGCCCGATGGATAACGTGAAATTCATTCGGAACGAATCAACGGAGTTTACGAACTTCTTGATGCGGGGCGGAAAGTGGCGCGGACACCTGCGTCACGGCGACGGACAACTCCCCCATATTGGAACTACGTCGTCGAAGAGCAAGTGGGGCCTGTGGCTGAACCGTCACAAGTTCGACGTGGCGTATCGGGGCCATTACCACGAAGTCAAGCTCGAACCGATCAACGGTGTCCCGGTGATTATGGGTGGGTCGATCACTCCTTCAGGCGATTATGAGGATTCGATCGGAGTCTACTCTGAGCCGTCGTCGATGTTCCACATTGTGTCTGATCGGCAGCCGGTAGAGATGTTGACGCCGGTTCATTTCGCGATGGTTGAACCCCAACTCGGCGGCTCGCGGGAGTAA
- a CDS encoding 5' nucleotidase, NT5C type, with amino-acid sequence MKIALDHDSTLAATGVVAFELIGDDAAGLTYENVESWEWGLETFGAARYLSGMWHAWTLRPLEVPVMDESVVETVRRLAEDHEIHIVTSQPDHMGVAEGKEQWLQHHGIPYEKFVVVGPDTTKAFLDYDVYVDDKPYLPERVNRWNPDARVFVRDHRYNREAVGEYVRIHKLADVLPHLVDDEENELALADDGNGDC; translated from the coding sequence ATGAAGATTGCACTTGATCACGACAGCACGCTGGCGGCTACCGGCGTCGTCGCGTTTGAGCTGATCGGTGACGACGCGGCCGGGCTGACCTACGAGAATGTGGAGTCGTGGGAGTGGGGCCTTGAGACGTTCGGCGCGGCGCGGTACCTCTCGGGGATGTGGCACGCGTGGACGCTGCGTCCGCTTGAGGTACCGGTGATGGACGAGTCGGTCGTGGAGACGGTTCGGAGGCTCGCAGAGGATCACGAGATCCACATTGTGACTTCTCAGCCCGATCATATGGGAGTCGCCGAGGGGAAGGAGCAGTGGCTTCAACACCACGGGATTCCCTACGAGAAGTTCGTGGTCGTCGGGCCGGATACGACGAAGGCGTTTCTCGATTACGACGTGTATGTTGACGACAAGCCGTACTTGCCTGAGAGAGTGAACAGGTGGAACCCCGACGCCCGTGTTTTCGTTCGTGACCACCGATACAACCGAGAAGCGGTCGGTGAGTACGTACGGATTCACAAGCTCGCGGACGTTCTACCACACCTCGTTGACGACGAAGAGAATGAGTTAGCTCTTGCTGACGACGGAAACGGTGATTGTTGA
- a CDS encoding PD-(D/E)XK nuclease family protein codes for MEYAKNPKHFHIKYVLGIREPTNHWMIRGSEVHLAIENYYLNVLERFEDEGEIDDDLISYLPEDVTMWARWTEPFISNFLAFETDRLRECRRKGDESLFLPIEVEAEIWDWRGDDDVPLMGFADVVLHAASLSAVDSDDGVVIIDHKTGKVPDPKYRDDGIFLELEYYNFLFGDQYDVAAIAGYYPGFNELLIGELSDERLAEIERIISEIETLGKNPEDYPIKQGPLCCWGKEPEKQSSYYGICPCNWATPGGPGPTYRDADKQPFSEHAVE; via the coding sequence ATGGAGTATGCGAAGAATCCCAAGCACTTCCATATCAAATACGTTCTCGGAATCCGCGAGCCAACGAACCATTGGATGATTAGAGGCTCGGAGGTTCACCTTGCGATCGAGAACTACTATCTCAATGTCTTGGAACGCTTTGAGGATGAGGGTGAAATCGACGACGACCTGATCTCGTATCTCCCGGAAGACGTGACGATGTGGGCGCGGTGGACTGAGCCGTTCATTAGCAATTTCCTCGCGTTCGAGACTGACCGCCTCAGAGAGTGTCGACGAAAAGGCGACGAGTCGCTGTTCCTCCCCATCGAGGTTGAAGCAGAGATTTGGGATTGGCGTGGGGACGACGACGTTCCCCTAATGGGATTCGCCGACGTGGTGCTCCACGCCGCGAGCCTTTCTGCTGTTGACAGTGATGATGGTGTCGTAATCATCGATCACAAGACCGGGAAGGTTCCGGACCCGAAGTATCGTGACGACGGGATCTTTCTCGAATTAGAATACTACAATTTCCTGTTCGGAGATCAATATGACGTTGCTGCGATTGCGGGGTATTATCCCGGCTTCAACGAGCTATTGATCGGCGAGCTTTCCGACGAGCGACTTGCGGAGATCGAGCGTATCATTTCGGAGATTGAGACGCTTGGCAAAAATCCGGAAGACTATCCGATCAAGCAAGGTCCGCTCTGCTGTTGGGGTAAGGAACCTGAAAAGCAATCATCGTACTATGGCATCTGCCCGTGCAATTGGGCGACTCCGGGTGGGCCGGGGCCGACGTATCGAGATGCCGATAAGCAGCCGTTTTCGGAACACGCTGTCGAGTGA
- a CDS encoding DNA-directed DNA polymerase has protein sequence MTTQLHVTNIDIGWDSNRNEVLLNVYGISNRGEHAEQESVAVYGFLPYFYVETAEAKERETDLIRTDGVRDVEHGFKSIYGDDTSKITVNRTKLVRELSDSFDRSFDADVRLENRFRIDLGIYSGIEYEGRRVHYSEITPIDLEGEPRILNFDIETDDRGAFPELGEKRILSIVAHDSWTDEYVGFIDLGGRPVDEVLPGGKPAGLTRLNYYPTERDMLRSFAEYVHEVDCDLITGWNIERFDAPYLLKRMKKKGVDSRRLSRSGYAKVHTGGRNGALALIGGRTVYDMLHAYKRTQRSELPSYRLDAIAEREVGEQKLDHTGEGIYEMWINDADKLLRYNYHDVRLVNEINDAVGVIQFNNSLRMDVGVDFDMTSANHNFIEMLVRRELFARNVCAPTVDFDGGSDEKYTGAHVVDPFYGLARNVVGMDLASLYPYTMAQINASPEVRVEVDIDSLEWNVDTGEAFAQIDGERVPVSVAPNGTAFRLDQEGVFTSLVSEAIDLKAEWKEKKHAADPASEEYEKISVTYDVRKTIVNSAYGVMGWVFFFLYDEPTAEAVTTMGQEVIKATQTFIDEESVGEVVYGDTDSNYVQFPESWDREAVIAAAKEISVDLNEMVYPELAKEWGMGQRECLWDLEVESYAKTFFQAGKKKRYAMWVTWSDGHETDKTKIVGFDTNRSDTAQLTNDLMKEVLVAIIKEADKSEITALVSEYADRVGTSPVEYIGIPQGIKRVLSSYGVKTEAIRGAENANRIMNTNFSAGSKPMRVRIHPAYFDQTGTIDVLSFDDPEELPEEIRVDVTEMTEKLVTKPMGRILPAVDIDVNAAISGQTQGSLSAWA, from the coding sequence ATGACTACACAGTTACACGTAACCAACATAGATATTGGGTGGGACTCCAATCGGAATGAAGTCCTACTCAATGTGTATGGAATATCGAACAGAGGTGAGCACGCAGAACAAGAGAGTGTAGCAGTATATGGGTTCTTACCGTACTTTTACGTTGAGACGGCCGAAGCGAAAGAGCGAGAGACTGATCTGATTCGGACTGACGGCGTTCGAGACGTTGAGCACGGATTCAAGTCGATTTACGGTGACGACACGAGTAAGATCACGGTCAACCGCACGAAGTTGGTGCGTGAGCTTTCTGATTCGTTCGACCGGTCCTTCGACGCTGATGTGCGACTTGAAAACAGATTCCGTATTGATCTCGGGATCTACTCAGGCATCGAGTACGAGGGTCGCCGGGTTCACTATTCGGAGATCACACCGATCGATCTTGAGGGCGAGCCGCGAATCCTGAACTTCGACATTGAGACGGACGACAGGGGCGCGTTTCCGGAGCTTGGCGAGAAGCGTATTCTCTCGATCGTTGCACACGATTCGTGGACCGACGAATATGTTGGGTTCATCGATCTCGGTGGTCGGCCGGTCGACGAGGTGCTGCCGGGCGGAAAGCCAGCGGGACTCACTCGGCTGAACTACTATCCAACTGAGCGGGATATGCTTCGCAGCTTCGCCGAGTATGTTCACGAGGTTGACTGTGATCTGATCACGGGATGGAACATCGAGCGGTTTGACGCGCCATATCTCCTCAAGCGGATGAAAAAGAAGGGCGTTGATTCCCGGCGGCTCTCCCGATCTGGCTACGCAAAAGTTCACACGGGCGGTCGGAATGGTGCGCTTGCGTTGATTGGTGGTCGAACCGTCTACGATATGCTCCACGCGTACAAGCGGACGCAGCGGAGCGAGCTTCCGAGTTACCGACTTGACGCGATTGCGGAGCGCGAGGTCGGCGAACAGAAGCTCGACCACACGGGCGAAGGGATCTACGAAATGTGGATCAACGACGCCGACAAACTGCTGCGATACAATTACCACGACGTTCGACTGGTCAACGAGATCAACGACGCCGTGGGTGTAATCCAATTCAACAATTCCCTGCGGATGGACGTTGGCGTAGACTTCGATATGACGAGCGCGAACCACAATTTTATCGAGATGCTGGTTCGCCGCGAGTTGTTCGCTCGAAACGTGTGCGCGCCGACCGTTGATTTCGACGGTGGCTCAGACGAGAAGTACACCGGAGCACACGTCGTCGATCCGTTCTACGGGCTTGCTCGCAATGTGGTCGGGATGGACTTGGCTTCGCTGTACCCCTACACGATGGCGCAGATTAATGCGTCTCCTGAGGTTCGGGTTGAGGTGGATATTGATTCGCTTGAGTGGAATGTCGACACAGGAGAAGCGTTCGCGCAGATCGACGGCGAACGAGTGCCTGTCTCTGTTGCCCCCAATGGGACGGCTTTCCGCCTCGATCAGGAGGGCGTGTTCACGTCACTGGTGAGCGAGGCTATCGATCTCAAGGCCGAGTGGAAGGAGAAGAAGCACGCGGCCGATCCTGCAAGCGAGGAGTACGAGAAAATTTCTGTTACCTATGATGTTAGAAAGACTATCGTTAACTCGGCCTACGGCGTGATGGGGTGGGTGTTCTTCTTCCTGTACGATGAGCCGACTGCGGAAGCGGTTACGACGATGGGGCAGGAGGTTATCAAGGCGACTCAGACGTTCATTGACGAGGAAAGCGTCGGCGAGGTGGTCTACGGAGATACCGATTCAAACTACGTCCAATTCCCGGAGTCGTGGGACCGAGAAGCGGTGATTGCGGCAGCGAAAGAAATCTCGGTCGATCTTAACGAGATGGTCTACCCCGAACTTGCGAAGGAGTGGGGGATGGGACAGCGAGAGTGCCTGTGGGATCTTGAGGTTGAGTCGTACGCGAAGACGTTCTTCCAAGCGGGAAAGAAGAAGCGGTACGCAATGTGGGTAACGTGGTCGGACGGTCACGAGACGGATAAGACGAAAATCGTCGGGTTCGACACGAATCGTTCTGACACGGCCCAACTGACGAACGACTTAATGAAGGAGGTGCTGGTGGCGATCATCAAGGAGGCGGATAAGTCTGAGATCACGGCGTTGGTTTCTGAGTATGCCGACCGGGTTGGCACGTCTCCCGTAGAATATATCGGGATTCCGCAGGGAATCAAGCGGGTGCTATCTTCGTATGGGGTAAAGACTGAGGCAATCCGTGGCGCTGAGAATGCGAATAGAATTATGAACACGAATTTCTCGGCGGGGTCGAAGCCGATGCGGGTTCGGATTCACCCGGCATACTTCGATCAGACCGGCACGATTGATGTGCTGAGTTTCGATGATCCCGAGGAATTACCCGAGGAGATTCGTGTTGACGTTACCGAAATGACCGAGAAACTCGTTACGAAGCCGATGGGCCGGATTCTCCCGGCGGTTGATATTGACGTGAACGCGGCTATCTCCGGACAGACGCAGGGTAGTCTGTCTGCGTGGGCGTGA
- a CDS encoding tyrosine-type recombinase/integrase, whose translation MANKHSDNPGYRRDNQLETIRDRAEDGTLDRELARRLIELAAALDGENPKHKYIAPNGERKEYSPGTIYQYLHVLVRWHDLDGIDYLNTTAKEINDLAADMDTGLHPESPDGGYSRQTVNKFLCAAKAFYHYHSDLGIAHGEVDMFKKANRPAYDDRDMFTREEINALRDAMPDTRWRALLEMMIFTGQRIHAIMTLRIKDIDVNEGVFYLNDDEYGLKGADKRGLKRPLLGARAYVRDWLQYHPRKDDPEAPVFIGDPSNAHTKFDQPMNTSSIRRGLRKAAEKAGIKKDVKPHKMRHYFVTVMKRDHGLDDDTIKFLLGHAKDSNVMSTTYQHISADDYVKSAEAAFGIGDDDDGSPVVPELCPTCGRTLKSTDKACSNCGELITPDAQATKRQVKEMMFDAGISGNLSKDELKALKTAREKLDDDEAETLIDIIDGLQADG comes from the coding sequence ATGGCAAACAAACACTCGGACAACCCCGGATATAGGCGTGACAACCAACTCGAAACCATCCGAGACCGAGCCGAAGACGGTACCCTCGATCGAGAACTTGCCCGCCGACTCATCGAACTTGCCGCCGCCCTCGACGGCGAAAACCCCAAACACAAATACATCGCACCGAACGGCGAGCGCAAAGAATACTCACCCGGCACCATCTACCAATACCTCCACGTACTCGTCCGCTGGCACGATCTCGACGGGATTGACTACCTCAACACCACCGCAAAAGAGATCAACGACCTCGCAGCCGATATGGATACCGGCCTACACCCCGAGAGTCCCGACGGTGGATACAGCCGCCAAACGGTGAACAAATTCCTCTGTGCAGCCAAAGCGTTCTACCACTATCACTCCGACCTCGGTATAGCGCACGGAGAGGTCGATATGTTCAAAAAGGCGAACCGACCCGCCTACGACGACCGGGATATGTTCACCCGCGAGGAGATCAACGCCCTCCGAGACGCTATGCCCGATACCCGCTGGCGGGCGCTCCTCGAAATGATGATCTTCACCGGACAGCGGATTCACGCCATAATGACCCTCCGGATCAAGGACATAGACGTAAACGAGGGAGTCTTCTACCTCAACGACGACGAATACGGGCTAAAAGGGGCCGACAAGCGGGGGTTAAAACGTCCCCTTCTCGGTGCTCGTGCGTACGTCCGAGATTGGCTACAGTATCATCCCCGGAAGGACGACCCCGAAGCGCCCGTCTTCATTGGAGATCCATCTAACGCGCATACCAAATTCGATCAGCCAATGAACACCTCAAGCATCCGCCGGGGCCTTCGCAAAGCTGCTGAAAAAGCGGGTATCAAAAAGGACGTGAAGCCCCACAAAATGCGGCACTACTTCGTCACCGTGATGAAACGAGATCACGGCTTAGACGACGATACGATCAAATTCCTCCTCGGGCACGCGAAGGACAGCAACGTAATGTCCACCACGTACCAGCACATCTCCGCTGATGACTACGTGAAAAGCGCAGAGGCCGCCTTCGGCATTGGAGACGACGATGATGGTAGCCCGGTCGTTCCCGAGCTTTGCCCGACCTGCGGACGCACGCTCAAATCTACCGACAAAGCCTGCTCTAACTGTGGGGAGCTTATCACCCCCGACGCGCAGGCTACCAAGCGGCAGGTGAAGGAGATGATGTTCGACGCCGGAATATCCGGGAATCTCTCAAAAGACGAGCTTAAAGCACTGAAAACCGCACGCGAAAAACTCGACGACGACGAAGCCGAAACGCTGATCGATATTATCGACGGCCTTCAAGCCGACGGGTAA
- a CDS encoding class I SAM-dependent methyltransferase — MKKTIDEHAERFSEAASSYDDEQDSTEYLACADLVVEHAAPGPDDVVLDLGTGTGAIALALAPKAKRVIGRDISEGMLEEARSKAGEEGIDNVEFGEGRFREPNYDGPVDVVTSNFAMHHLSDAEKREAIAVIAGLNPRRFVLGDVMFFGAPDPEEPFYSPEVDDPATVGTLVDALTDEGFVLTAVERVHDQVGVLVAERFGASSERVGVTPKRNGEAPNATREE; from the coding sequence ATGAAGAAGACGATTGACGAACACGCCGAGCGGTTCTCGGAGGCGGCCTCCTCCTACGACGACGAGCAGGACTCGACGGAGTACCTCGCGTGTGCGGACCTGGTCGTCGAACACGCCGCGCCCGGTCCCGACGACGTCGTCCTCGACCTCGGGACCGGAACCGGTGCGATCGCGCTCGCACTCGCCCCGAAGGCGAAACGCGTGATCGGGCGGGACATCAGCGAGGGGATGCTCGAGGAGGCCCGATCGAAGGCCGGAGAGGAGGGTATCGACAACGTCGAGTTCGGCGAGGGACGGTTCCGCGAGCCCAACTACGACGGCCCCGTTGACGTCGTCACGTCGAACTTCGCGATGCACCACCTCTCCGACGCGGAGAAACGGGAGGCTATCGCCGTGATCGCGGGGCTGAACCCGCGGCGGTTCGTCCTCGGCGACGTGATGTTCTTCGGGGCGCCCGACCCCGAGGAGCCGTTCTACAGCCCCGAGGTCGACGACCCCGCGACGGTCGGGACGCTCGTCGACGCGCTGACCGACGAGGGGTTCGTCCTCACCGCCGTCGAGCGCGTTCACGACCAGGTGGGCGTCCTCGTCGCCGAGCGCTTCGGCGCGTCCAGCGAGCGTGTGGGCGTCACGCCGAAACGGAACGGGGAGGCCCCGAACGCGACCCGCGAGGAGTGA
- a CDS encoding RNase P subunit p30 family protein has protein sequence MYEAVHAHPDGRSTAARFATTAERYGYDGVVVRADDAAPDYDRLREARGVDAVDAAEIVAADPQHASGAVGNARTKHTVVIVSGGTNALNRFAVEQARVDVLARPFEGPIGEGTDGPNGRGGDGDGDVNHVLAKAARENDVRIEVNLAPVLRDRGGHRVRHLSKLRRLKRLIDHYDAPYVVSANPTSHLELRAPRELAAVGAEVGLGDEWIRAGLDEWGRLAARNRERRSESFIAPGVERGRYEEDD, from the coding sequence ATGTACGAGGCGGTCCACGCCCACCCTGACGGACGCAGCACGGCCGCGCGCTTCGCGACGACGGCGGAGCGCTACGGCTACGACGGCGTGGTCGTCCGTGCCGACGACGCTGCGCCCGACTACGACCGCCTCCGCGAGGCCCGTGGGGTCGACGCGGTCGATGCCGCCGAAATCGTCGCCGCGGACCCCCAGCACGCGAGCGGCGCGGTCGGGAACGCGCGAACGAAACACACCGTCGTGATCGTCTCCGGCGGGACGAACGCGCTGAACCGCTTCGCGGTCGAACAGGCGCGCGTGGACGTCCTCGCGCGGCCGTTCGAGGGGCCGATCGGCGAGGGCACCGACGGTCCGAACGGCCGCGGCGGCGACGGGGACGGCGACGTCAACCACGTGCTCGCGAAGGCCGCCCGCGAGAACGACGTCCGGATCGAGGTGAACCTCGCGCCGGTGCTTCGGGACCGCGGCGGGCACCGCGTCCGCCACCTCTCGAAGCTCCGGCGGCTCAAGCGACTGATCGATCACTACGACGCGCCGTACGTCGTGAGCGCGAACCCCACGTCGCATCTGGAACTCCGTGCGCCCCGGGAACTCGCGGCCGTGGGCGCGGAAGTCGGCCTCGGCGACGAGTGGATTCGAGCGGGGCTCGACGAGTGGGGACGGCTCGCCGCCCGCAACCGCGAGCGCCGCTCCGAGTCGTTCATTGCCCCGGGCGTCGAACGTGGTCGGTATGAAGAAGACGATTGA
- a CDS encoding BGTF surface domain-containing protein: MTSPPTKRLHRRLRSASNRRRLTALALAAVLVVTAAAAVASPAVAQSDTDPFALDTEAVESVTNATVSGTTTLDAGTEIQVRLSSTGETSPQFLKTKTTTVGSDGAWDATFDLSAIETHDTVGVSVVVTNESDDRSAGFEVPIENDRATPTDSGGSLASAPGFGIGTAVAGLLGSAALLRRRD, encoded by the coding sequence GAAGCGGTTGCATCGACGTCTCCGGTCAGCATCGAACCGACGCCGACTGACCGCGCTCGCTCTCGCGGCCGTCCTCGTCGTCACGGCCGCGGCTGCCGTCGCGTCGCCCGCCGTCGCCCAGTCCGATACCGATCCCTTCGCGTTGGATACCGAGGCGGTCGAATCGGTGACGAACGCGACCGTCAGCGGGACGACGACGCTGGACGCCGGGACGGAGATTCAGGTCCGGCTCAGTTCGACCGGCGAGACGAGCCCGCAGTTCCTGAAGACGAAGACGACGACCGTCGGGAGCGACGGCGCGTGGGACGCGACGTTCGACCTCTCGGCGATCGAGACCCACGACACCGTCGGGGTGTCCGTAGTGGTGACGAACGAGAGCGACGACCGGAGCGCCGGCTTCGAGGTCCCGATCGAAAACGATCGGGCGACGCCGACCGATTCGGGCGGTTCCCTCGCCTCCGCGCCCGGATTCGGGATCGGTACTGCGGTCGCCGGGCTCCTCGGGAGCGCGGCGCTCCTCCGCCGGCGAGACTGA